A window of the Tunturibacter empetritectus genome harbors these coding sequences:
- a CDS encoding glycosyltransferase family 2 protein, which produces MKFIFWICLALTGYAYFGYAVLLSICVYLRKQSIRKADYTPGVSIIMAARNEEVNLPSKLENLRMLNYPKEQFEIVVASDGSTDRTAEILLEQSPPVVAILLEESGGKARALNAAVSRARGEILVFLDARQSLELNAISELACCFADPTVGAVSGELLLENSGVHSHEGLGIYWKIEKMVRKLESASGSVVGVTGAIYAIRRELYVAIPPGAILDDVFVPMNVARQGKRVVFEPAAIARDRFFNEKGKEFSRKVRTLTGNYQLLQLAPWLLSPSNPLLFRFVSHKLLRLLIPIFLPLMLVASGVVGGPFYGAIFWLQVLFYVAAACGSLIPSAKRFKPVGIASTFVMLNAAAALAFFNFAAGRKKVWL; this is translated from the coding sequence GTGAAGTTTATTTTCTGGATTTGCCTCGCGCTTACCGGCTATGCGTACTTTGGCTATGCCGTTCTGCTGTCGATCTGCGTGTACCTTCGAAAGCAATCCATCCGGAAAGCAGACTATACGCCTGGTGTTTCTATCATCATGGCTGCGCGCAACGAGGAGGTAAATCTTCCATCGAAGTTGGAAAACCTCCGTATGTTGAACTATCCAAAGGAGCAGTTCGAAATAGTTGTTGCCTCGGATGGATCGACGGATCGAACCGCCGAGATTCTTCTGGAACAGTCTCCGCCTGTTGTCGCTATTCTTCTGGAAGAGTCCGGTGGCAAGGCGCGGGCTTTGAATGCTGCGGTCAGTCGCGCCAGGGGGGAGATTTTGGTTTTTCTGGATGCGCGGCAGTCTCTTGAACTGAACGCGATCTCGGAACTCGCTTGCTGTTTTGCCGATCCAACTGTGGGTGCAGTGAGTGGGGAGTTGTTACTTGAGAACTCTGGAGTTCATTCGCACGAAGGGCTCGGCATCTACTGGAAGATCGAAAAGATGGTGAGGAAGCTTGAATCTGCTTCGGGGTCAGTGGTGGGAGTGACCGGCGCGATCTACGCGATTCGCCGGGAGCTCTACGTCGCGATTCCTCCCGGTGCGATTCTGGATGATGTCTTTGTTCCGATGAATGTAGCGCGACAGGGGAAACGGGTTGTTTTTGAACCGGCAGCGATTGCGCGGGACCGATTTTTTAATGAAAAGGGGAAGGAGTTCTCTCGAAAGGTCCGTACCTTGACCGGGAACTACCAATTGCTGCAACTGGCTCCTTGGCTGCTCTCTCCGTCAAACCCGCTTCTCTTCCGCTTTGTCAGTCACAAACTGCTGCGGCTGCTGATTCCGATCTTTCTTCCGCTGATGTTGGTAGCTTCCGGTGTCGTGGGAGGGCCTTTTTACGGCGCAATCTTCTGGCTTCAAGTGCTATTCTACGTTGCAGCCGCGTGCGGATCCTTGATTCCGTCCGCCAAGAGATTCAAGCCCGTTGGCATCGCCAGCACCTTTGTAATGCTCAACGCGGCTGCGGCACTTGCCTTTTTTAACTTTGCGGCAGGGCGGAAAAAAGTATGGCTCTAA
- a CDS encoding O-antigen ligase family protein, whose product MIPFLPYRTMRDHFLDYPLGGNVLTILVFAVIVGALIKGKSIPKSPLYPLWLMFGIYLYLTMWVGSALGTAPPPIWIDDQNFAAWKDYILIPLIFAATGMVVEDRKAVRMVIMLTAFSLLAIDKSCLLESMSRSWGSFDENKRSVGPLGYGSNQTAAFLAQFAVFFWGFAQFVKKMKLKLIFYGLVALTIFADLYTFSRGSYVALIVSVVILGLLKDRKLIVIAAVFLVTWQAIVPTAVRERVDMTHNSNGKLEDSAQERITLWKDAEESIISYPIFGIGFASFALSTHFDGLRDTHNWYVKVMVETGIVGTIFVLVLLQQMLAVGYRLFKRAEDPLYRGLGLGLFLAMCSCVVANLFGDRWTYLEITGLLWVLVAISIRALQLTETEAATEAAIPEVTTPTNPFLAYR is encoded by the coding sequence ATGATTCCTTTCCTGCCCTATCGCACGATGCGGGATCACTTTTTGGATTATCCGCTCGGCGGCAACGTGCTGACCATTCTGGTGTTTGCAGTCATCGTTGGTGCCCTGATCAAAGGGAAATCGATTCCTAAGTCGCCGCTCTATCCCCTATGGCTGATGTTCGGTATCTATCTTTACCTTACGATGTGGGTTGGTTCGGCACTCGGCACTGCTCCTCCGCCGATCTGGATCGACGACCAGAACTTTGCGGCGTGGAAAGACTACATTCTGATCCCGTTGATCTTCGCCGCGACTGGTATGGTCGTCGAGGATCGGAAGGCGGTGCGGATGGTGATCATGCTCACGGCGTTTTCCCTCCTGGCAATCGACAAGAGTTGTTTGCTGGAAAGCATGTCCCGGAGCTGGGGTTCCTTCGATGAGAATAAAAGAAGCGTGGGGCCGCTTGGGTACGGTTCGAATCAGACGGCAGCCTTTCTCGCCCAGTTCGCCGTGTTCTTCTGGGGTTTTGCCCAGTTTGTCAAAAAAATGAAGCTTAAGCTGATCTTCTATGGACTTGTTGCCTTGACGATCTTTGCCGACCTGTACACGTTCTCCCGAGGATCGTACGTGGCCCTCATCGTCAGCGTCGTCATTCTTGGACTATTGAAGGACCGCAAGCTTATCGTGATCGCTGCAGTCTTTCTCGTAACGTGGCAAGCTATTGTTCCGACTGCAGTCCGCGAACGTGTCGATATGACTCACAACTCCAACGGGAAGTTGGAGGATTCGGCTCAGGAACGGATTACCTTGTGGAAGGACGCAGAGGAATCCATTATCAGCTATCCGATCTTCGGCATTGGCTTCGCCAGCTTTGCCTTGTCGACTCACTTTGACGGGCTGAGAGACACCCATAACTGGTACGTCAAAGTGATGGTGGAGACAGGAATCGTCGGTACGATCTTCGTGCTTGTTTTACTGCAGCAGATGCTTGCCGTGGGATACCGGCTCTTTAAACGAGCCGAGGACCCGCTGTATCGGGGGCTCGGGCTGGGATTGTTTCTCGCCATGTGTTCCTGTGTCGTCGCGAATCTCTTTGGCGATCGATGGACTTATCTCGAGATTACAGGCTTGCTTTGGGTCCTTGTGGCAATCTCGATTCGAGCGCTTCAGCTGACCGAGACCGAAGCCGCAACGGAAGCGGCTATCCCCGAAGTGACCACGCCAACCAACCCGTTTTTGGCGTACCGGTGA
- a CDS encoding HAD-IIIC family phosphatase, producing the protein MLNDSDRQNLRNRIKQATAVEDAGTAVTHVRSLLACSNKPADVMFCASALTGIAEALTSQLRAKRLKTYIVRSVTIEPIIPFLKTEAVLSNYVLDLDVGGYGSYVDELLNPQSALAKFNPDLVFVLLDLEDIAGRLPALCADGIGDAVEAEIEESVARITNLLRSFRSINSGRILFQGCVVPDHSSLGDVGEANLPHSLTKAVYQLNQRLAAVCRTISDCVFFDVDHLAARHGRSNWRDARMFLASRLPLSSASFGAYARGLVRSFSPLFRAPRKILCTDLDNTLWGGILGEEGPEVIATGTAFPGNCYLEYQRYLKQLSSRGILLAIVSKNNDGDVREAFQIRAADLGLTLDDFVATKIGWNEKTASIRELAEELSLGLDSFVFVDDNPVECEAIRQQLPEVAVIAAPVEEPWKLVEVLSAQPFFDAALVTDDDLNRLNDYKAQAQRAELASSAGNRDEFLASLKIVCTFLSALDAPLARSVQLLAKTNQFNLTTRRRSAAEVEEFASAAGGQAIAVRVRDRFGDAGVVGLALARTEGTTCSIDSLLLSCRVIGRGIETALLAHLGANATRAGAQSLVGEFIPTKKNAPCADFYLDHGFLQQATSCDASTDSIFYQLDLATAAPESPKWLTLEGNESNEFSASAAIAS; encoded by the coding sequence ATGCTAAATGATAGCGATCGGCAGAATCTCCGCAACCGTATCAAACAGGCCACGGCCGTGGAAGATGCGGGAACCGCTGTCACTCACGTACGAAGTCTTCTTGCTTGCTCTAACAAGCCGGCGGATGTTATGTTCTGCGCCTCAGCGCTTACGGGGATAGCCGAAGCCCTCACCAGCCAGCTGCGTGCCAAACGGCTTAAGACTTACATCGTCCGTTCCGTCACAATCGAACCGATCATTCCCTTTCTGAAGACCGAAGCGGTGCTTTCGAACTACGTGCTCGACCTCGACGTGGGCGGCTACGGGTCTTACGTTGATGAACTGCTCAATCCGCAGAGCGCCCTCGCCAAGTTCAACCCCGACCTCGTCTTCGTTCTTCTCGATCTCGAAGACATCGCTGGCCGGCTTCCAGCCCTGTGCGCGGATGGCATCGGAGACGCGGTCGAAGCGGAGATCGAAGAATCCGTTGCTCGCATAACAAACTTGCTAAGAAGCTTCCGCTCCATCAACTCCGGTCGAATTCTCTTCCAGGGTTGTGTCGTCCCGGACCACAGCTCGCTCGGCGATGTTGGTGAAGCAAATCTCCCCCACAGCCTGACCAAAGCCGTCTACCAGTTAAACCAGAGACTCGCTGCGGTCTGTCGCACCATCTCCGACTGCGTCTTCTTCGATGTCGATCATCTTGCTGCACGTCACGGCCGCTCTAACTGGCGCGACGCGCGAATGTTTTTGGCTTCGCGACTCCCTTTGTCCTCGGCATCCTTCGGAGCCTATGCGCGCGGCCTCGTTCGTTCGTTCTCGCCACTCTTCCGTGCTCCGCGAAAGATCCTGTGTACGGACCTCGACAACACCTTGTGGGGCGGAATCCTCGGAGAAGAAGGCCCCGAAGTAATCGCCACGGGAACAGCCTTCCCGGGCAACTGCTATCTCGAGTATCAGCGCTATCTCAAACAGCTATCGTCTCGAGGGATTCTGCTGGCCATCGTCTCGAAGAACAACGACGGAGATGTTCGCGAGGCTTTCCAGATCCGCGCCGCCGACCTCGGACTCACCCTCGACGACTTCGTTGCAACAAAGATAGGCTGGAATGAAAAAACTGCCTCGATTCGTGAACTTGCCGAAGAGCTCTCTCTTGGCCTTGATTCCTTTGTCTTCGTCGACGACAACCCTGTGGAGTGCGAAGCCATCCGCCAGCAGCTTCCTGAGGTAGCCGTCATCGCGGCCCCCGTAGAAGAGCCCTGGAAGCTGGTCGAGGTTCTGTCCGCACAGCCGTTCTTCGACGCAGCCTTGGTGACAGACGACGACCTCAATCGCTTGAACGATTACAAAGCGCAGGCCCAACGAGCAGAGTTAGCCAGCAGCGCAGGCAATCGCGACGAATTTCTCGCCTCCCTGAAGATCGTTTGCACCTTCCTCAGCGCTTTGGACGCGCCCCTAGCGCGTTCGGTCCAGCTCCTCGCCAAAACAAACCAATTCAATCTCACCACCCGCCGCCGCTCGGCAGCAGAGGTGGAAGAGTTCGCCTCCGCAGCAGGTGGTCAGGCAATCGCAGTTCGCGTGCGCGACCGTTTCGGTGATGCCGGCGTAGTCGGCCTCGCTCTTGCGCGCACAGAGGGGACTACTTGTTCGATCGATTCCCTGCTGTTATCGTGCCGAGTGATCGGCCGTGGCATCGAAACCGCTTTGTTGGCCCATCTCGGAGCGAACGCCACACGAGCAGGAGCCCAGAGTCTGGTGGGCGAGTTCATTCCGACCAAGAAAAACGCCCCCTGTGCCGACTTCTATCTTGACCACGGTTTTCTTCAGCAGGCAACATCATGCGACGCCTCTACTGATTCCATCTTTTATCAACTTGACCTGGCCACCGCGGCTCCCGAAAGTCCCAAGTGGCTAACACTGGAAGGAAATGAATCGAATGAGTTCTCAGCAAGTGCCGCCATCGCTTCGTGA
- a CDS encoding glycosyltransferase family 4 protein has product MIRPLHLEESSGDAAHAELPHVLLVLDQFPKTLGGGERIVLKLAALLPQYGYRVSILTFSAHPESAGLKSPPCSIYLLPLQRTYDLTAMQGSFDLRRFLKKQRIRIVQTFFESSDIWAGFVTKAMSSAKLIWSRRDMGILRTGKHHAAYRLMAGAPDRVFAVSEQVRRHCIEVDGIDPSRVMTVYNGLDLADWNANAGSAGRVGESVVATVGNIRRVKGHDVFIRAAASIAEKFPDASFRIAGDVLEPEYFAELQKLVSELKLSDRFHFVGGVTNLQDYLSTAEVFVLPSRSEGFSNAIVEAMAASLPVVATNVGGNAEAVQDGVSGIIVPPEDSAALAAAIISLLSDNAKAKQMGIEGKRLAAEKFTTEAMMSQITSVYDSLLQGE; this is encoded by the coding sequence ATGATTAGGCCGCTTCACCTTGAGGAATCGAGCGGGGACGCGGCGCATGCCGAACTGCCTCACGTGCTGCTCGTGCTCGATCAGTTCCCCAAAACACTGGGGGGCGGCGAACGGATCGTACTCAAGCTTGCAGCACTTCTGCCGCAGTATGGATACCGCGTATCGATCCTGACGTTCTCTGCCCATCCCGAAAGCGCCGGGCTGAAGTCGCCGCCATGCTCTATATATCTTTTGCCTCTGCAGCGCACGTACGATTTGACGGCGATGCAAGGCAGCTTTGATCTCAGAAGATTCCTCAAGAAGCAGCGAATTCGGATCGTTCAGACGTTCTTTGAAAGCTCCGATATTTGGGCAGGATTTGTAACCAAAGCGATGTCGAGCGCTAAGCTCATCTGGAGTCGAAGAGATATGGGCATCCTTCGAACCGGCAAGCATCATGCAGCTTATCGTCTGATGGCAGGCGCTCCCGATAGGGTGTTTGCCGTCTCCGAACAGGTGCGTCGGCACTGCATTGAGGTCGATGGCATCGATCCATCGCGCGTGATGACGGTCTATAACGGACTCGATCTGGCGGATTGGAATGCGAACGCCGGATCAGCAGGACGAGTTGGAGAATCGGTCGTGGCGACGGTTGGTAATATTCGACGGGTAAAAGGGCACGATGTTTTCATCCGCGCCGCCGCCTCTATCGCAGAGAAGTTTCCCGACGCTTCGTTTCGCATCGCCGGCGATGTTCTGGAGCCAGAGTATTTTGCGGAGTTGCAGAAACTGGTCAGCGAACTAAAGCTGTCCGACCGCTTCCACTTCGTTGGAGGCGTGACCAATCTGCAAGACTATCTCTCCACCGCCGAGGTCTTCGTGTTGCCATCACGGAGTGAAGGCTTTTCGAATGCGATTGTCGAGGCAATGGCTGCGTCCCTTCCTGTAGTCGCCACCAATGTTGGCGGCAATGCGGAGGCGGTACAGGATGGTGTGAGTGGAATTATTGTGCCGCCGGAGGATTCTGCTGCTCTGGCGGCTGCGATCATCAGCCTGCTCTCCGATAACGCGAAGGCAAAGCAGATGGGAATAGAGGGAAAGAGACTGGCTGCAGAGAAGTTCACGACCGAGGCCATGATGAGCCAGATCACCAGCGTCTACGATAGCTTGCTGCAGGGAGAGTAA
- a CDS encoding acyl carrier protein, producing MSSQQVPPSLRDILADVLEISPEEVTPELGVGTIDTWDSFRHLQAILAIEGEYSVQFDPARIAELTTVSLIQAELIAKGATL from the coding sequence ATGAGTTCTCAGCAAGTGCCGCCATCGCTTCGTGACATTCTCGCCGATGTTCTCGAAATCTCGCCCGAAGAGGTCACGCCTGAGCTTGGTGTCGGTACCATCGACACCTGGGACTCCTTTCGCCATCTGCAGGCGATCCTCGCCATCGAAGGCGAGTACAGCGTTCAGTTCGATCCCGCCCGTATCGCGGAGCTGACCACTGTCTCGCTCATCCAGGCGGAGCTAATCGCTAAGGGAGCGACACTTTGA
- a CDS encoding serine O-acetyltransferase produces the protein MSIDPHAIIGGGLYIGHIGGVHINPQAIIGSNCNIGHRVTIGASAMGRKGAPILGDGVFVGTGATVIGKIKIGNGVKIAANTLVMSNIPDGATVMGVPGRIVMRAPKAVESPALPVAETIDAK, from the coding sequence ATGTCGATTGATCCGCACGCGATAATTGGTGGCGGCCTATACATCGGCCACATCGGCGGCGTTCACATCAACCCACAGGCGATCATTGGAAGTAACTGCAACATCGGCCATCGCGTGACTATCGGCGCCTCTGCGATGGGTCGCAAGGGTGCACCTATCCTCGGCGACGGTGTTTTCGTTGGTACAGGCGCAACGGTAATCGGAAAGATCAAGATAGGCAATGGCGTCAAGATTGCCGCCAATACGCTCGTCATGAGCAATATCCCCGATGGGGCGACAGTCATGGGCGTACCCGGTCGCATCGTCATGCGAGCCCCTAAGGCTGTCGAATCCCCTGCCCTGCCAGTAGCGGAGACGATAGATGCTAAATGA
- a CDS encoding lipopolysaccharide biosynthesis protein translates to MSSKKRFAINVVTNWVAMAVGMVVPFFLAPFVVRHLGATIYGIWILAVSTAGYLNMLDLGLRSAITRFVSKSATEGDTQAAQKAIAATLWFRGLIAAVMVIISIALSVWFGAIFKIPHDLVRPAQITVLLCALGVASTLVAGVYGGVLRAINRFDVLSSITMTQTLVRAVGVILILRSGHGLVVLAVWEFIIVFLSAISEFVFALRLYPPCRIFVFRPDMKTLKSIWSYSFKTFIIIIAVHVIFYTDNIVVAAFLNVSIVAFYSIAGSLAMYSGQISTAMGTTFIPIASGLDASGNSDSLKKLLTRGTQAMLGLMMPIGLTLALRGKTFIGLWMGPQFSEISGTILQILMISQFFTIGNSTASQIAFGVDKHRLVAKWSAIEAVFNLSLSLVLVKTIGLYGVAWGTSISMAVIHLIFWPRFVKKEFGVSPGTYLWEGWGKVVLCSIPFAVVSLLVDRRVHPHSLVAFFAEVLMTLPIYLLAVLAIFHKQVFSAFKRWQASRRPVLQGTV, encoded by the coding sequence ATGTCCAGCAAAAAGCGATTCGCAATCAACGTCGTAACGAACTGGGTCGCCATGGCAGTCGGCATGGTCGTTCCCTTCTTCCTGGCTCCCTTCGTTGTCCGTCATCTCGGCGCAACGATCTACGGCATCTGGATTCTAGCTGTCTCGACAGCCGGGTATCTCAATATGCTGGACCTGGGTTTGCGGAGCGCGATTACTCGCTTTGTTTCAAAAAGCGCGACCGAGGGCGATACCCAGGCAGCGCAGAAGGCAATCGCCGCCACCCTCTGGTTTCGCGGCTTGATCGCTGCCGTGATGGTGATCATCAGTATCGCGTTGAGTGTCTGGTTTGGCGCGATATTCAAAATCCCTCATGACTTAGTGCGCCCGGCACAAATTACGGTTCTGCTCTGTGCTTTAGGAGTCGCCTCTACGTTGGTCGCGGGCGTCTACGGCGGAGTACTCCGGGCGATCAATCGCTTCGATGTTCTGAGCTCGATCACTATGACCCAGACTCTGGTAAGAGCTGTCGGAGTCATCCTTATTCTCCGCAGTGGTCACGGTCTCGTAGTCTTGGCCGTCTGGGAATTCATAATCGTTTTTTTGTCTGCGATCTCAGAGTTCGTGTTTGCGCTGAGACTGTACCCGCCGTGCCGGATTTTTGTCTTCCGGCCCGATATGAAAACCCTCAAGAGCATCTGGTCCTACAGCTTCAAGACATTCATCATCATCATCGCCGTGCACGTCATCTTTTATACGGACAACATCGTGGTCGCGGCTTTTCTCAATGTTAGCATCGTCGCCTTTTATTCCATTGCTGGAAGTCTGGCAATGTATTCGGGGCAGATATCCACTGCGATGGGGACCACCTTTATCCCCATCGCAAGCGGTCTCGATGCAAGCGGCAACTCGGATAGCCTGAAGAAACTACTGACTCGTGGAACCCAGGCCATGCTTGGACTCATGATGCCCATCGGGCTCACCTTGGCCTTGCGTGGTAAAACATTTATCGGCCTTTGGATGGGACCGCAATTCAGCGAGATCTCTGGCACAATTCTTCAGATCCTGATGATCAGCCAGTTCTTCACCATCGGCAACTCGACCGCGTCGCAGATAGCATTCGGAGTCGATAAACACAGGTTAGTCGCGAAGTGGTCAGCAATTGAAGCCGTCTTCAATCTAAGCCTGAGCCTTGTGCTGGTGAAAACGATCGGGCTTTATGGAGTGGCTTGGGGCACATCGATCTCGATGGCCGTCATTCACCTGATCTTCTGGCCACGATTCGTAAAGAAAGAATTCGGCGTTTCGCCTGGAACTTACCTTTGGGAAGGGTGGGGGAAGGTCGTGTTGTGTTCCATCCCATTCGCAGTTGTATCCCTGCTAGTGGACCGCCGTGTACATCCCCACTCTCTCGTGGCTTTTTTTGCTGAGGTCTTGATGACTTTGCCTATATATCTTCTTGCTGTGCTTGCCATCTTCCACAAGCAGGTGTTCAGCGCATTCAAAAGATGGCAGGCATCACGGCGCCCCGTGCTTCAGGGCACGGTCTGA
- a CDS encoding polysaccharide deacetylase family protein codes for MTQPPDRLYLLYHELRPSRSDYSYVVETDQFEKHIDLFFKLRKVEKAPGFYPEITFDDGHISNFEYALPILQSRALKAWFFITTGWTGQKPGYMGWPELRALHEDGQQIGAHGWSHTLLTHCDQSQLQKELLEARLTLEDKLGTSITTMSLPGGRSNQRVLSACRQAGYTQVFTSVPKAEPQPARSTVGRLNVRGDMTLEWIAKLFQPESGVLSGLQRQHQIKATAKTLLGDHLYEKLWALLNRQEPSTDVRDAANYEDPAHHQ; via the coding sequence GTGACCCAGCCGCCAGACAGACTCTACCTTCTCTATCACGAACTACGGCCCAGCCGGAGCGATTACTCTTACGTCGTCGAAACCGATCAGTTCGAGAAACACATCGATCTTTTCTTCAAGTTAAGAAAAGTCGAGAAAGCACCTGGTTTCTATCCGGAGATCACCTTCGACGACGGACACATCTCAAACTTCGAGTACGCACTGCCGATCCTGCAATCGCGTGCCCTGAAGGCATGGTTCTTCATCACCACAGGCTGGACAGGCCAAAAACCTGGCTACATGGGCTGGCCAGAGTTGCGCGCACTGCATGAAGATGGCCAACAAATCGGAGCACATGGATGGTCTCACACCCTGCTCACTCATTGCGATCAGTCACAGTTGCAAAAAGAACTGCTCGAAGCTCGACTCACCCTCGAAGACAAGCTGGGAACTTCAATCACCACGATGTCTCTGCCCGGTGGCCGTTCGAACCAACGAGTCCTCTCTGCCTGTCGACAAGCCGGTTATACCCAGGTCTTCACGTCGGTCCCGAAAGCAGAGCCCCAACCTGCACGATCCACCGTGGGCAGGCTCAACGTTCGTGGCGACATGACGCTGGAGTGGATCGCGAAGCTATTCCAACCCGAGAGCGGCGTTCTGTCCGGTCTCCAACGGCAACATCAGATCAAAGCCACCGCAAAAACTCTACTTGGCGACCACCTTTACGAAAAACTCTGGGCTCTTCTCAACCGACAGGAGCCGTCTACCGACGTGAGAGACGCTGCAAACTATGAAGATCCTGCACATCATCAGTAG
- the pelF gene encoding GT4 family glycosyltransferase PelF codes for MKILHIISSGGMYGAEAVILNMSRSLNESSHASILGVFSNSANPNLQLHVVATAQGVESHLISCAGQIDRTVSSSIRELAVRTDADIVHAHGYKADLYCYFALRRSSIPLVSTCHTWYDNDLMLSFYGMVDRMVLRSYAAVVAVSEEVRKRLLKAGVREEKIHIVRNGIDLRPFDDAAPALRNISSQDHSAIVGLIGRLATEKGVDIFLRAAAQVLIKLPATKFVVVGDGPDREQLELLIDELKIRENVLMLGRRDDMPSIYASLDIMVSASRQEGLPIAILEGMASSLPIVATAVGAVPTIVLNGRTGVLVSAEDAETLASEIVKLLTNSTQRQQFGAAAKKLIEAEFSAERMTADYLHIYEQAIMTKKQHAATGSISSAVSQGKTK; via the coding sequence ATGAAGATCCTGCACATCATCAGTAGCGGCGGAATGTACGGCGCAGAGGCCGTAATCCTGAACATGTCGCGCAGTCTGAATGAAAGCTCGCACGCAAGCATCCTCGGCGTTTTTTCGAACTCCGCCAATCCGAATCTACAGCTTCACGTAGTTGCGACCGCACAAGGCGTCGAATCGCATCTGATCTCTTGCGCCGGACAGATCGACCGCACCGTATCCTCGAGCATTCGAGAGCTTGCTGTTCGCACCGATGCGGATATCGTCCACGCCCACGGCTATAAAGCCGACCTTTACTGCTACTTCGCCTTGCGCAGATCAAGTATTCCACTCGTCTCGACCTGCCATACCTGGTACGACAACGATCTCATGCTCTCTTTCTACGGAATGGTCGATCGAATGGTGCTGCGAAGCTACGCGGCAGTAGTCGCAGTCTCGGAGGAGGTAAGAAAACGGCTCTTGAAGGCTGGCGTTCGCGAAGAGAAGATCCACATCGTTCGGAACGGCATTGACTTGCGTCCTTTTGACGATGCCGCTCCGGCGTTGCGCAACATCTCATCCCAAGATCATTCCGCTATCGTCGGACTCATCGGCAGGTTAGCCACGGAAAAGGGAGTCGACATCTTTCTTCGAGCTGCCGCGCAGGTCCTGATAAAACTCCCAGCCACGAAGTTCGTCGTAGTCGGCGACGGACCGGATCGCGAACAACTTGAGTTACTTATTGATGAGCTGAAGATTCGCGAGAATGTTTTAATGCTCGGACGCCGCGATGATATGCCTTCCATCTATGCCTCGCTCGACATCATGGTCTCCGCCTCTCGCCAAGAAGGTCTGCCCATTGCGATCCTCGAGGGCATGGCAAGCAGCCTGCCCATAGTTGCAACCGCAGTAGGCGCGGTGCCAACCATCGTTCTCAATGGCCGTACGGGAGTTCTCGTTTCTGCGGAAGACGCCGAGACGCTAGCATCCGAGATCGTAAAACTACTCACTAATTCCACGCAGCGACAGCAGTTCGGAGCAGCAGCAAAAAAACTCATTGAAGCGGAGTTCTCCGCCGAGCGAATGACAGCGGACTATCTCCACATCTACGAACAAGCAATCATGACGAAGAAGCAACACGCAGCCACCGGCTCAATCTCCTCCGCCGTCTCACAAGGAAAGACCAAGTGA